ACGAACGCGGTGCGGTGGACGCGGCGCTGCTGTCAGCGGTCGGATTCGGGAACAACGCCGCGGATGTTCTCGAGCGCGGCGGCCCCTACCTGGTGCGCGGCGCCCAGGACCTGTTACCGACCAGCGCGCTGCTGGACTACTACAGTCCGCAGTTGTTGTGCAGCCTGCGCAATTACCACAACGTGGCACCGAAGTACGCCGATATGCTCGGTGGCAACGGTTACTCCCTGGTGCTGCGCGACCAGCTGGTGGGGGCCGGCAATCGCTACGTATTCCCGGACAACCTGCCGCGTGTCAACGCCCGCGGCGGGCCGGGCGGCCGTCCCGGTTGCTGGCAGCCGATCACCCGGGACCTGTGGCCGATGCCGTACCTGGTGATGGACACCGGCGCCAGCATCGCCCCATACAACCACTTCGAGCTCGGGCAGCCGATCATGAACGAGTACGTCTGGGGACGTCAGGTCGGCGAGGACACCATCAACCCCTGATCAAGCCTTCCCCGTGCGCTTGCGGTGCTTACAGCCGGGCCAGCAGCACGGTCGCCGCTTCCCCTCCTCGAGCTCCTCCTGTGTCCGCCGTATCCGGCGCTCCCGGGTCTTGTCCTGCTTGGCGTCTTCGACCCAGCAGATGAACTCGTTGCGGGCCAGCGGCGTGATGTCCTTCCACGCCGCCAGCGCGGTGCCGTTGCCGATCAGCGCGGAACGCAGATCCGCGGGCAAGGGATGCACCACCCCGCCGGGGACCTGCTGTTCTGCCATGCCGGCAATATATCCCGGGGACTACTTTCCGAAGCCCGCATTGCGCAGTGCCTCCGCCATGGATCCCGACGGCGCCGACTCGCGACGGGCGGAGTTGTTACCGCGGTTGGGCTTTCGCTGCGGATCTCGCTGGTGATTGCCACGCTGCTGGTTGCCGCGGTTCTGCTGCCCCTGTCCGCCCTTGCCGGGCCCGCGGTCACCGCTGCGCGCGGCGTCGTCGTTGAGCCGCAGGGACAACCCGATCCGCTGCCGATCGATATCGACATCGACGACCTTGACCCGCACCACCTGTCCGGATTTGACCACTTCGTGGGGATCGGAAACGAATCGGTCCGACATCGCCGACACGTGCACCAGCCCATCCTGGTGCACGCCCACGTCCACGAAGGCGCCGAACGCCGCCACGTTGGTGACCACGCCCTCGAGCACCATCCCCGCCTTCAGATCGGCGACCTTCTCGACACCGGCGGCAAAGGTCGCGGTGGAGAATGCCGGGCGCGGGTCGCGGCCGGGCTTCTCCAGTTCGGCGAGGATGTCGGTGACCGTGGGCACGCCGAACCGCTCGTCGGCGAAATCTGTCGGCGCAAGCGCGCGCAGGGCGCGCTCGTTGCCGATCAGCTCGGCCAGCGTGATGTTGGAACGGTCCAGGATGCGCCGCACCACCGGATAGGACTCCGGGTGTACCCCGGAGGCATCCAGTGGATCATCGCCGCCGGTGATCCGCAAAAAGCCCGCGCACTGTTCAAAAGCCTTGGGCCCCAGCCGCGGCACCTTCAGCAGCGCGCTGCGGCTGCGAAATGGGCCGGTGTTCTCCCGATGCGCGACGATGGCCTCGGCCAAGGTGTCGGTGACACCGGAGACCCGCGCCAACAGCGGCACCGACGCCGTGTTCAGGTCGACCCCGACAGCGTTGACGGCATCCTCGACCACCGCGTCGAGACTGCGGGCGAGAGTGCCCGGAGTGACATCGTGCTGATACTGGCCGACACCGATCGACTTCGGCTCGATCTTGACCAGTTCGGCCAGCGGATCCTGCAGTCGCCGCGCGATGGACACCGCCCCGCGCAGCGTCACATCCAGTTGTGGCAGTTCGTGCGCCGCATACGCAGACGCCGAATACACCGAGGCGCCGGCCTCGCTGACCATCGCTTTCACCGGCGCGGGACCGCCTGCGGCGCGGATGTCGGCGATCAGTTCGGCGGCCAGCGCATCGGTCTCCCGGGAGGCGGTGCCGTTGCCGACCGCGATCAACTCGACACCGTGGCGGGCGACCAGCGCCGCCAGTGTGGCCTTGGCGGTATCCCATTGCTTCTGCGGCTGGTGCGGGAAGATCGCACAGGTGTCGACCACCTTGCCGGTGCCGTCCACCACGGCGACCTTGACCCCGGTCCGGAATCCCGGGTCGAGCCCCAGCGTGGTGCGCGTCCCGGCCGGCGCGGCCAGCAGCAGATCCTTCAGGTTACGGGCGAACACCGCGACGGCATCGGCTTCGGCGCGCTGGCGCAACCGGATGCGAGCGTCGACAGCCGCCGAGATCATCAGCTTGGTCCGCCAGGCCAACCGCACGGTGGTGGCCAGCCACGAGGTGGCCGGGCCCGCAGCGGCCAGGTCGATACCGAGGCTCTGCGCGACCCGCGCCTGGTACACCTCGTCGGCCCCACCGTCGAAGTTCACCGCGAGGATCTGCTCCTTCTCGCCACGCAACACCGCGAGCACCCGGTGCGACGGCATCTTCTCCAGCGGTTCGGAGAACTCGAAGTAGTCGCGGAACTTCTGTCCGGCCGGGCTCTTCGCCGCCTCGTCGGACCACGGTCCGGTCCGCAGCGTGCCGTCGGCCCAGAATTTGGTGCGCACGTCACCGACCAGTTCGGCGTCCTCGGCCGCCCGCTCGATCAGGATGTGCCGGGCGCCGTCGAGGGCGGCGGCGGAGTCGGCGACCTGCTCCCCCACGAATTCGGCGGCAATCTCGTCCGGTACCAGGGACGGGTCCGCGAGCAGCCGATCCGCGAGCGGCTCCAAACCGGCTTCACGAGCGATCTGCGCCTTGGTACGCCGCTTCGGCTTGTAGGGCAGGTAGATGTCTTCGATGCGGGCCTTGGTCTCCGCCGTCAGCAGCGCGTTCCTCAGCTCGTCGGTCAGCTTGCCCTGCTCCTCGATGGAAGCCAGCACGGCGTCGCGGCGCTGGTCGAGTTCACGCAGGTATGCCAACCGCTCCTCAAGGGTGCGCAGCTGACCATCGTCGAGGCTGCCGGTCACCTCCTTGCGGTACCGCGCGATGAACGGGACCGTGGCACCCTCGTCGAGCAAATGCACGGCGGCCGCAACCTGGCGTTCGGCAACCGCCAGTTCCTCAGCGAGACGGGCATTTACGGTACGGATCACGGGCGCGCTCGAAGTCACGCCGAGACCCTACCGAATAGCCCTGACAGCGGTTCGGAGGGTAAGAGCGCAGCGACCGGGATGAGTATCACGCGCAGGCACGTGCGGCCAGCACCCCGATCAGGAAGCATGCCAACGGCACCCAGCCGTCGGCCCCGGCCAGCCCGTTCTTGGCGACCAGCAGCATCGCCACCCCCGACACGCAGATCAGCACCCCTGCCACCACCGACCGAACCACCGCTCGCCCCGAGCGCGCCCCGGCCGCCCCGACCGGGGCGTCCCACCACGGCAGCCTGCGGTGTTCCAGCGGGGACAGCAGCAGGAACGTCACGAACATCACGACCGCGAAGACGGCCGCACGCAGCGCCAACATCGCCCAGAAGTCCTGCGCGTGCACGTCGTAGGCGTCGAGTCCGAATGCGTTCAGCGCAAAGGTGGCGACGGCGATCGCCGGGATGTGCCACAGGTAGAGGGTCATGGCGCCCGAGTTGCCGACCGCGACCACATACCAGACCCGGGGGCGCTGCGCCCAGCGACCGACGGGACCGGCGGCCGCGACGAAGACGCAGGACATCCAGATGCAGTGCAGGGCCAGCAACACCGTGGGCGGTGACACGTTCGAGACCCCGTGGCTGCTGCCGGTGGTGACCAGCGACACCTCGTAGGTCTGCGTCAGCGCCAGCAGTACCTGGGCAGCGAAAGCGATCACCGCCACGGCCAGCGCACCGACGGGCCTGATCAGCCTGCGGGCGTACGCCACGCCGATGACCACCGGGATCAGCCAGACGAACAAGAAGTTGCCGACCCCGGCTTCGGCCGAACCGACGGCGAACCGGATCTGGTCGACACCCGCGGCGATGGCCACCAGCAGCGCCACCACGGCCGCGGCGCCGCCGGTACTGCGGATGCGGGTGAGCAGCGGAACGAAGGCGATCACGACCAGGTAGACGCCCAGAAACCACAGCAGCGCCACACATTCGCGGCCCAACCGGTCGGCCGATTCGCCACCGAGGACCAACCGCGCCACCACCAGCGCCGCCGTCCAGAACGCCAGGTACCAGAACACCGGCCGGCACAGGCGCTGCGCGCGGCTCACCAGCCAGCCGCCCCATGGGGTGCCCGGATGCCAGCCGTAGGCGGCCGCCGCTCCGCCTGCGAAGAAGAACAGCGGCATCACCTGGACCACCCAGGTGATGGGGGTCAGTTGCGGCAACTCGCCGAGAATATTGCCGATCCACAGTCCGTCGCCGTCGATGGTGGCGAGCAACAGTGCACAGTGCCCGAACATGACGACGACAAGGGCGGAGAGCCGGGCGACATCGATGGCGCGGTCACGGTTACCCGCGTCGGCGGTCACCGATCTGGGCGCGGGCAGGAGCTTGTCGAGCGGCATGGCTACAGCGTGCCGCACTCGGCGGCCGCGCGGATGAGTAGGACTACCCGAGTTCAGGCGGTGTTGTCGGCCAGCGTCTCGATGCGTTCGAGCGCCTGCTCGGCGGCCGCGACGGTATCCATCCCACCGCCCGGTCCGCAGCTGGTCACCTCGATGGCTGCATTGTGTGCCGCCACCACCAGGTTGTCGCAGTTCCACTCCGCGCTGCGCAGCGACCACAGCACCGAACCCGCAGGTGCCTGCACGGCGGGCGCCTCGACGGTGAACGTGTAGGTGCGGTCGGCCATGGTGGTCACGTCCACCTCGCTGCCCGCGCAGGATTCCACGACCCGCCGCGCCGATGCGAGTGCGTCGGCGGCCGAGAAGTCCGACGGGTACACCGCGACCATCTCCTCGTTCACCACTTCGGAGCTGCCGTTGGCCCCTGACCAGTGCCCGCCGTCCTCGGCCGCGGGCCCGTGGTCGACGAGGAACGGCGGGTCGACCTCCAGGGCCGTGCCGGCACAGCTGTCCGGAACGACGACGGCGAATCTGTTGCCATCCTGATTCTGGATATCGGGGCTGAGCAGATCGGCGACCTGTCCGGCCGCGATCGGTCCGATCGACGCTTGGGACGTGGCCCGCGGGTTGTCCACCGTCCTGGTGCAGCCGGCCAGGACGCAGATCAGAATTACCGCAGCCAGGCGCTTCGTCACGGCTGCGAGTCTAGGCGTGGTGCCAACCCTGTGCCGTCACCGCATTTTCGCGGTGCACGTGCGCGCGAGCGTGCGCGATGGCCTCATCGAGACCGTTCATCAGATGGGTTTCGTGCCGCAACGATTCGAGGATGCCGACATTGGTCAGCAGATCGTGTTGCTCGGGGTCGACACCTTTGATGATGACCATCGTTCCGCGCGACTCCAGTTGTCCGGTGATCCGACTCAGGGCATGGGCACCCGTCGCGTCGAGGTGATGCAGGCCGGACATCCGGATGATCACCACCGCTGGCCCGGAGACCGCGAGTTCGGCGATCGTGGCCGACATCCGCTCGGCGGCACCGAAGAACATGGCGCCGTCCAACCGGAGCAGCATGATGTGTTCATCGCCGGGTCGGTACGGGCCCGGCAACGCTTCGCGATGAACACCACTGCGTCGGGCCATGGCGGCCAGCGCGAACAGCGCCGCCACCAACATCCCCAGTTCCACGGCCTGGATCAGATCCAGGCACACCGTGACACCCGCGGTGACCACGAAGATCAGCGCTCCCGACCGACCACTGCGCAGAATCCTGACGATGACGCCGCCGGAGATCATCGTCACCGCCGTCACCATCAGCACCGCGGCCAGTGCCGCCAACGGGATGGCACCCACCGGCCCACTGAGCAGATAGACGACGCCGATCAGCAGCACCGAATGCGTGAGCGCGGCGATCCGTGTTCTCGCCCCGGCTTTGACATTGACCGCGGTGCGCGCGATCGCACCCGTTGCGGGCATCCCGCCGAACAGTCCGGCGGCCACCGATGCCATTCCTTGCCCGACGAGCTCGCGATCGGGATCACCGGCGGCGGTGCCCGACAGACTCGCGGCCACCCGGGCCGACAGCAGCGACTCGATGGCAGCCAACGCCGCGATCGCCAGTGCCGCACCGAACAATGCCTTCATCGCCGCGAGATCCGCCTGCGGCCAGGTCGGCACGGGCAATCCGGCGGGCAGCTCGCCGATGCGTGGGATCGGCAGCGCGGCAACGGAAACCACCACCGATGCCACGATCACCGCCACCAGCGAGGACGGGAAGGTGGGGAGCAGGCGGCGCAGGCCGACCATCACCACGATCACCACGGCCACCACCAGCAGCGCCCACCGGGCGGTCACCCCATCTGCGGTCGTCAGCGCCTCGAGCGCAGCGGCCAAGGGCCGCAACCCCTCCGGCGCTGCGGCGCCGACAGCCGCGGGCACCTGTTGCAGAAAGATGATCACCGCGATGCCGAGGGTGAACCCTTCGATGACGGGCCACGGGATGACTGTCACGAGCCGACCCACGCCCGTCGCACCGGCGACGAACACCATGGCGCCGGCCAGGATGGTCACGATGGCCACGCTGGAAAGACCGTGCTGGGCGACGACGGGCGCCAACACCACAGCCATGGCTCCGGTGGGCCCGGACACCTGCACATGGGAGCCGCCGAACACCGCGGCGACGATGCCCGCGACGATTGCGGTGACCAGTCCCGCTGCCGCGCCTACCCCCGAGCTGATCCCGAATGCGAGCGCCAACGGCAGCGCCACCACACCCACGGTGATACCGGCAAGGACATCGCGTCGCCACGATGACCGCAGACCGACGTAGTCGCGAGCACCGGGCAGCAGCGCGCGGGCCGTTGTCCACCATCGCGACGGCTTCATCGCGCCGCCGTGCCGATGGGCGGCAGTGCGCCGATGGCGTCGAGCTGGTCGCGCTGAGCCGAGAGGGTGTCGGTCAAGAACACGCGCGCGATGACGAGCAACTCGGCGATCTTGGGGTGGGCGAGTTCGTAGTACACGGCATTGCCGACCCGGTGACCACGCACGACGTGGTGTCGCTTCAGCACGGCGAGGTGTTGGGAGAGCTGCGTGGGTTCGATGTCGGTATCGGCGAGGATCGCGCTCACCGGGGTGGCTGCCGCACTGGTCGAGAGAATCTCCAGGATCCGGATTCGCGCCGGGTGCGCCAAGGCCTTGAACAGATTGGCCTTGATCTCGTAGAGCGGTCGTTCGGGTCCGCCAAGGAAACTGTCCGCCACGTCCGCCGCACCCCTGATTGATGGATTGAGATAATTCGCAATTCACAATACCGACGTTTAGACTTCGAGTCCATGCCGACTGCCACAGGGCCCGAGACGCGACCCGGCCCGCTTCAGTACATCGCCTACTGCTACGGCAAGACGCTTCCCGCCCCCATGCGGCAGTGGCTCGCCGAGGACCTGGCCGGGCCCGGCGCCACGGTTCGAATGATGGCCAGGGTGGCGGTTCCGGCCGTCGCCATCCTGGCTCCCATCTGGTTCATCCCGATGTCGCTGTACCTGCACGTCAGCATGACCCTGCCGATCTTCATCCCGTTCGTGTTCTTCTCACACGCGCTCAACAAGGTCTGGCGGCGGCACATGCTCGCCAAGCACGGGCTGAACCCCAACCTGGTCGACGCCCTGTCCCGTCAGCGCAATGCGCACAAACACCGCGCCTATGAGGAGCGTTACGGGCCACGGTCGGGTCCCGCGGGCAGTCACGACATCTGATGCCCGGGCGCACTCGCCGTCGGTCCGGTCTGCGTCACCCGCCGCCGGGTGGCACCCCACAGGCCGACACCGATGCCGACGACCGCACCGCCGAGACCGATGATCCGCTGGGACTGCGGCATCTGATGGTGAACTCCGGCGCCACCGAGCAGGTCGGCGGCATCGGCCCCGCCGGAGGCGTGGGGGCACCTCCCGCTCGCGGGGGAAAACCACCCGCGGGTGTTCCTGCCGCGGACACCGGCGGCCAGCAACAATCCCCCGATCAACGCATCGCGGTATCCCATCGACCGCAACAACAACTGGGCGGTGGCGTCGGGGCGATCGGGCGAGCCCCACAGCCGGTTCGCGCGTAGCGGGTCCACCAAAAACGAGATGCCCGAAGCCATCCGCAATCCTCCGACTGCCACGGCCGCACCGTCGATCGACATGGCTGGCAGCCTAGGTCCGACCTCGGCCGGTCGGGCGCAATCGGCCCAACTCGCCTCCGGCCACGATCCCGCACCGCGATAATCGAGTGGTCCGCAGAGGCTCGACGAGGAGCAGATAGATGGCCAGCAGCGCCGACACCACATCCGAGCAGCAGTTCTCCCAGGATGTGGCCGCCACCCAGGAGTACTTCGACAGCCCGCGCTTCGACGGCATCACCCGGCTGTACTCGGCCCGCCAGGTCGCCGAACAGCGAGGCACCATCCCCTCGGACTATCCGGTGGCGCGCGAAGCGGCCACGGCGTTCTATCCGCGACTGCGGGAACTCTTCGAGCAGAAGAAGAGCATCACCACATTCGGTCCCTACTCTCCCGGCCAAGCCGTGACCATGAAGCGGATGGGGATCGAGGGCATCTATCTCGGTGGTTGGGCGACCTCGGCGAAGGGGTCGATCAGCGAGGACCCCGGACCGGATCTGGCCAGCTACCCGCTCAGTCAAGTACCCGACGAGGCGGCCGGACTTGTCCGCGCTCTGCTGACCGCCGACCGCAACCAGCAGTACCTGCGGTTGAAGATGACCCCCGAGCAACGTGCCGCGCAACCCCCGATCGACTACCGGCCCTTCATCATCGCCGACGCCGATACCGGGCACGGCGGGGATCCGCACGTACGCAACCTGATCCGGCGTTTTGTCGAATCAGGCGTCCCCGGCTATCACATCGAGGACCAGCGGCCGGGCACCAAGAAGTGTGGGCACCAGGGCGGCAAGGTGCTGGTCCCCTCGGACGAACAGATCAAGCGGCTCAACACCGCCCGCTTCCAGTTGGACATCATGCGGGTGCCCGGCATCATCGTCGCGCGCACCGATGCCGAGGCCGCCAACCTGATCGACAGCCGTGCCGACGAGCGTGATCAACCGTTCCTACTCGGGGCGACCAATGTGAAGATCCCGCCGTACAAGGCCTGCTTCCTCGCGATCACCCGGCGCTTCCACACCCTGGGGATCACCGAACTCAACGGGCATCTGCTCTATGCGTTGCCCGAGGGTGAATACGCGGCGGCCGAATCCTGGCTGGAACGCCAGGGTCTGCTCGACGCGGTGTCCAGAGCAGCCGAGTCCTACCGGCCCGGCCAATCCGTCGATGCCCTGTTCGACGAGGTGGAATCACAATTCGTCCAGGCGTGGCAAGACGATGCCGGGTTGGAGACCTATGGCGATGCGGTGGCCGAACTGTTGGAGTTCCGCGAGCGCGAAGGCGAACGCGCGGACATGAGTGCCGCCGATTGGCGGGAGTTCGCCAAGACCGCCTCGCTGTACGCCGCACGCGAGAAGGCGAAATCCCTCGGTGCGGACGTGGTGTGGGACCCCGAACGGGTGAAGACACCGGAGGGCTATTACCAGATCCGCGGCGGCATTCCCTACGCGATCGCCAAATCGCTTGCCGCGGCACCATTTGCCGACATCCTATGGATGGAGACGAAGACCGCCGACCTGGCCGACGCCCGCGAGTTCGCCCACGCGATCCACGCGGTGTACCCGGACAAGATGCTGGCTTACAACCTTTCGCCGTCCTTCAACTGGGACACCACCGGTATGAGCGATGACGAGATGCGGGCCTTCCCCGAGGAGATCGGCAAGCTCGGCTTCGTGTTCAACTTCATGACCTACGGCGGACATCAGATCGACGGGGTGGCCGCCGAGGAATTCGCGACCGCGTTGCTCCAGGACGGCATGCTGTCCTTGGCCCGCCTGCAGCGCAAGATGCGCCTGGTCGAATCGCCTTATCGCACACCGCAAACCCTCGTCGGTGGTCCGCGCAGCGATGCCGCGCTCGCCGCATCGTCCGGGCGCACCGCGACGACCAAATCGATGGGCAAGGGATCTACCCAACACCAGCACCTCGTGCAGACCGAGGTGCCCAAGAAGCTGCTGGAAGAGTGGCTGGCCATCTGGGGCGAGCACTATCAGCTCAGCGAGACACTGCGGGTCCAGCTGAGGCCGCGTCGCGCCGGATCCGATGTGCTGGAACTCGGCATCTACGGCGACGGGGAGGACAAGGTCGCCGACGTCATCGTCGATCCGATCAAGGACCGGCACGGCCGCAGCATCCTGACGGTGCGAGACCAGAACACCTACGCCGAGAAGCTGCGCAAGAAGCGCCTGATGGACGTGATCCATCTGTGGCTCATCCACCGCTTCAAGCCCGAGATCGTGTACTACGTGACACCCACCGAGGACAACATCTACCAAACCGAGAAGCTGAAGAAGCACGGCCTGTTCAGCAACGTGTATCAGGAGGTCGGTGAGATCATCGTCGCCGACGTCAACCAGGCGCGTATCGACGAGTTGCTGTCTGCCGACCGCGCGGCACTGGGCCGGCTGATCCGCAAGGAGGATTAGCCGAGCGCATCGCGAGCAGGGCCGAGGTTCAACAGCACCGTCTCGCCGGTGCCGGCCTCGGCACCGTCGTTGTCGGTGACGACGTAGAGGTTCCCGTTGCCGGCGATCGCGAAGCCCTCGACCTTTTCCTGAATGAATCCCTTGGTGGCGGCCAGATCGGGAAGTAGGTCGCGGGCGAGTGTCTTGGGCAGCACCGGCGGCTCGGCGGTACCGGCCGCACCGGGCCCGGCGGGCAGCGCGACCCGGTAGATGGCCTTCACCCTGGCCTCGGGACCGGTGCGGTTGTCGCGCTCGAGGACCAGCAACCCACCGTCGTGTACGACGATCTCGGACAGGCTCATCCGATCCCCGTCGGCCTCGGTCGGCTCCAGCCGGTAGCCGAACCAGTCCCACTGCCGGTTCGCCGGGGTGTACCTGCCCAGGCGCACGACTCCCGGTGGATCACCGGCGATCTCGCGCTGCAGGGTCACCCAGATCGTCTCGCCGTCGATCGCCACCCCCTCCAGGCCCTGACCGGCCAAACCCGTGGCGACCTCGGCGGGCAGCCGCACGTGATCCTTGACGGCACCGTCCGGCGCGACATTCACCAACTCGTTGCCGCCACCGTCGGGGCCCTCCACGGCCAGCACATAGCCGTCGGGACGTACCACCAGGCCCTCGATGTCCAGGCTCGCCGGTGATCCGTTCTCGGTGATGGGCAGTTCGCTGTCGATCAACGCGGGTGTCTTGGACAGGTCGATGCTCAGCACACGTGCCGGTCCGTACGCGCCGTCGGTCGCGGTGAACAGCCGGTCCGCAGCGGCCGGGTCGGCCGCCAGCGCACCGAGCGCGCCCCAGCCGATGGGCGTTCCGTCGAGGTCGCCGGAGACGACGGACGGGAACAGGGGCCTGCCGGCATCGATGCCCGCGTACGCACCGCCGTACCCGAAGATCGTGATCGCCGAACGCACGCCGTCATCGGCATGATCCGCCTCCGAAGAGACCACCAGCAGATTTCGCGAAGGGATCGTCAGGATGCCCTCCGGGTTGGCCGTGGTGGGCAGGATTTGGCGGAACGCCGGGGCCTTCGGGTCACTGACGTCATAGCCGGCGACGAAGTTGCTCCGCTCGGAGGCCACCAACACCATCGGCCGACCGCCGATCTCGGTGCTGATCAGACCCTCTGGTTCGGCGCCCCTCGATTCGGCCCGCGATTCCACGTGCATCCCGGTGCGGACCGCGAGCTCTTCCAGCGAATTGCCGGCGTCCCAGGTGATCTCGCCGGTGGCGGCGTCGAACACCGTCCAGCCTCTGGTACCGCCCTTCCAGTCACCCTCGTTGGCCGTGGCGACATGATCGTCACCGATCCAGCCGATGGCATCCGGTTCGCGCGGCACCGCCGCGATCGAG
The sequence above is drawn from the Mycolicibacterium neoaurum VKM Ac-1815D genome and encodes:
- a CDS encoding Tex family protein, translated to MTSSAPVIRTVNARLAEELAVAERQVAAAVHLLDEGATVPFIARYRKEVTGSLDDGQLRTLEERLAYLRELDQRRDAVLASIEEQGKLTDELRNALLTAETKARIEDIYLPYKPKRRTKAQIAREAGLEPLADRLLADPSLVPDEIAAEFVGEQVADSAAALDGARHILIERAAEDAELVGDVRTKFWADGTLRTGPWSDEAAKSPAGQKFRDYFEFSEPLEKMPSHRVLAVLRGEKEQILAVNFDGGADEVYQARVAQSLGIDLAAAGPATSWLATTVRLAWRTKLMISAAVDARIRLRQRAEADAVAVFARNLKDLLLAAPAGTRTTLGLDPGFRTGVKVAVVDGTGKVVDTCAIFPHQPQKQWDTAKATLAALVARHGVELIAVGNGTASRETDALAAELIADIRAAGGPAPVKAMVSEAGASVYSASAYAAHELPQLDVTLRGAVSIARRLQDPLAELVKIEPKSIGVGQYQHDVTPGTLARSLDAVVEDAVNAVGVDLNTASVPLLARVSGVTDTLAEAIVAHRENTGPFRSRSALLKVPRLGPKAFEQCAGFLRITGGDDPLDASGVHPESYPVVRRILDRSNITLAELIGNERALRALAPTDFADERFGVPTVTDILAELEKPGRDPRPAFSTATFAAGVEKVADLKAGMVLEGVVTNVAAFGAFVDVGVHQDGLVHVSAMSDRFVSDPHEVVKSGQVVRVKVVDVDIDRQRIGLSLRLNDDAARSGDRGPGKGGQGQQNRGNQQRGNHQRDPQRKPNRGNNSARRESAPSGSMAEALRNAGFGK
- a CDS encoding DUF5313 domain-containing protein, giving the protein MPTATGPETRPGPLQYIAYCYGKTLPAPMRQWLAEDLAGPGATVRMMARVAVPAVAILAPIWFIPMSLYLHVSMTLPIFIPFVFFSHALNKVWRRHMLAKHGLNPNLVDALSRQRNAHKHRAYEERYGPRSGPAGSHDI
- a CDS encoding acyltransferase family protein codes for the protein MPLDKLLPAPRSVTADAGNRDRAIDVARLSALVVVMFGHCALLLATIDGDGLWIGNILGELPQLTPITWVVQVMPLFFFAGGAAAAYGWHPGTPWGGWLVSRAQRLCRPVFWYLAFWTAALVVARLVLGGESADRLGRECVALLWFLGVYLVVIAFVPLLTRIRSTGGAAAVVALLVAIAAGVDQIRFAVGSAEAGVGNFLFVWLIPVVIGVAYARRLIRPVGALAVAVIAFAAQVLLALTQTYEVSLVTTGSSHGVSNVSPPTVLLALHCIWMSCVFVAAAGPVGRWAQRPRVWYVVAVGNSGAMTLYLWHIPAIAVATFALNAFGLDAYDVHAQDFWAMLALRAAVFAVVMFVTFLLLSPLEHRRLPWWDAPVGAAGARSGRAVVRSVVAGVLICVSGVAMLLVAKNGLAGADGWVPLACFLIGVLAARACA
- a CDS encoding DUF4267 domain-containing protein — its product is MSIDGAAVAVGGLRMASGISFLVDPLRANRLWGSPDRPDATAQLLLRSMGYRDALIGGLLLAAGVRGRNTRGWFSPASGRCPHASGGADAADLLGGAGVHHQMPQSQRIIGLGGAVVGIGVGLWGATRRRVTQTGPTASAPGHQMS
- a CDS encoding sensor domain-containing protein; translated protein: MTKRLAAVILICVLAGCTRTVDNPRATSQASIGPIAAGQVADLLSPDIQNQDGNRFAVVVPDSCAGTALEVDPPFLVDHGPAAEDGGHWSGANGSSEVVNEEMVAVYPSDFSAADALASARRVVESCAGSEVDVTTMADRTYTFTVEAPAVQAPAGSVLWSLRSAEWNCDNLVVAAHNAAIEVTSCGPGGGMDTVAAAEQALERIETLADNTA
- the aceA gene encoding isocitrate lyase ICL2; amino-acid sequence: MASSADTTSEQQFSQDVAATQEYFDSPRFDGITRLYSARQVAEQRGTIPSDYPVAREAATAFYPRLRELFEQKKSITTFGPYSPGQAVTMKRMGIEGIYLGGWATSAKGSISEDPGPDLASYPLSQVPDEAAGLVRALLTADRNQQYLRLKMTPEQRAAQPPIDYRPFIIADADTGHGGDPHVRNLIRRFVESGVPGYHIEDQRPGTKKCGHQGGKVLVPSDEQIKRLNTARFQLDIMRVPGIIVARTDAEAANLIDSRADERDQPFLLGATNVKIPPYKACFLAITRRFHTLGITELNGHLLYALPEGEYAAAESWLERQGLLDAVSRAAESYRPGQSVDALFDEVESQFVQAWQDDAGLETYGDAVAELLEFREREGERADMSAADWREFAKTASLYAAREKAKSLGADVVWDPERVKTPEGYYQIRGGIPYAIAKSLAAAPFADILWMETKTADLADAREFAHAIHAVYPDKMLAYNLSPSFNWDTTGMSDDEMRAFPEEIGKLGFVFNFMTYGGHQIDGVAAEEFATALLQDGMLSLARLQRKMRLVESPYRTPQTLVGGPRSDAALAASSGRTATTKSMGKGSTQHQHLVQTEVPKKLLEEWLAIWGEHYQLSETLRVQLRPRRAGSDVLELGIYGDGEDKVADVIVDPIKDRHGRSILTVRDQNTYAEKLRKKRLMDVIHLWLIHRFKPEIVYYVTPTEDNIYQTEKLKKHGLFSNVYQEVGEIIVADVNQARIDELLSADRAALGRLIRKED
- a CDS encoding YdeI/OmpD-associated family protein; amino-acid sequence: MAEQQVPGGVVHPLPADLRSALIGNGTALAAWKDITPLARNEFICWVEDAKQDKTRERRIRRTQEELEEGKRRPCCWPGCKHRKRTGKA
- a CDS encoding SulP family inorganic anion transporter produces the protein MKPSRWWTTARALLPGARDYVGLRSSWRRDVLAGITVGVVALPLALAFGISSGVGAAAGLVTAIVAGIVAAVFGGSHVQVSGPTGAMAVVLAPVVAQHGLSSVAIVTILAGAMVFVAGATGVGRLVTVIPWPVIEGFTLGIAVIIFLQQVPAAVGAAAPEGLRPLAAALEALTTADGVTARWALLVVAVVIVVMVGLRRLLPTFPSSLVAVIVASVVVSVAALPIPRIGELPAGLPVPTWPQADLAAMKALFGAALAIAALAAIESLLSARVAASLSGTAAGDPDRELVGQGMASVAAGLFGGMPATGAIARTAVNVKAGARTRIAALTHSVLLIGVVYLLSGPVGAIPLAALAAVLMVTAVTMISGGVIVRILRSGRSGALIFVVTAGVTVCLDLIQAVELGMLVAALFALAAMARRSGVHREALPGPYRPGDEHIMLLRLDGAMFFGAAERMSATIAELAVSGPAVVIIRMSGLHHLDATGAHALSRITGQLESRGTMVIIKGVDPEQHDLLTNVGILESLRHETHLMNGLDEAIAHARAHVHRENAVTAQGWHHA
- a CDS encoding ArsR/SmtB family transcription factor; translated protein: MADSFLGGPERPLYEIKANLFKALAHPARIRILEILSTSAAATPVSAILADTDIEPTQLSQHLAVLKRHHVVRGHRVGNAVYYELAHPKIAELLVIARVFLTDTLSAQRDQLDAIGALPPIGTAAR